From the genome of Rhinoderma darwinii isolate aRhiDar2 chromosome 1, aRhiDar2.hap1, whole genome shotgun sequence:
gaaaccatagtggcaaagaaagcgcatcaacagttgaacctgatagttgatatattttttttgcaatctgtgctgtgcatctgacacaggcagatcgcaatttggaaatattgcaatgatactggcactttaaaaatatatatatccctaaagacATAAACCAGTGAATttcgacatacctaagtatgccctaacaacaggaaatatgataagacagtcctggggtccttcaatagaccctgggctgtctgcccatatatggtatggccctcgatcgcgtcacaggaattccctgtgatgcgatccaggggcatcccccctcctcactttcccctgaatgctgcagtcagctttgatcgcagcattcaggagaatagcggcggagatgagcggcttctctgatctccgccgttatagagcggggctgcggctgtgtaatacagtcattgccccgctcctgacattaagtgcacgtgcggtcagcatgaggttatgcggccggcgctgcactaatgagcggcggcacagacaccgaagacagaacacgggggtgttttgcagtgcggccgccatgttctgtcttcagtgccgccgctcattagtgcagcgctggtcgcattgcatcatcctcgcggcatgcacttgtcaggactcaggagcggggcaatggctgtattacacagccgcagccccgctctcattcatcatgtattactatacttagctgtgtggctcgaaccatttggggatgcacagtatcgaaacagtatcgaagtttcgatgcattgtgcatccctagtaagtagtgccacaaatcccccccttgccgcacagcccccttgtaggtagtgccacacagatcccttgtagtgccacacatacccttgtaggtagtgccacacagcccctgtgtagGTAGCACTCttttcctgtatatagcgccactgtatctccctgtggcttgggattccactccttgacggagtgcttgatgtctctgtccatatatgaacagtgacatcaggggcaacaaactcctgaagcggaatccctgtcctcagcatttcagacgctatgaccggggattccactccaggcgaagcccctgacgtctctgtccatttagtcggagggtgctatctacaggggttctgcaaaaatatctcctcctcctcacatccactttgcactatgaggaggaggagagaaagcatgtccgtggcagttgtccagaggagtgtcgcggcacccctggagggttctcatgggaacctcatgttgggaaccaccagcctagtagatcgcagagcagggagatacctccctgctctgctatagtgttcaatagtatctgcgtccttagcagAGCCGTATTTAcatctcacgctgccctaggcactaagcctgaatatacccccattaaaggcctatttagtttagccaattatcatcatgattcgctagtttctgaccaattataatgatatttggtcagtgttaacaaaggagaagatcaatgataaaaactttgctcatCGTAAtatacccggccgtagtcatagcgatgtgtattctgttctgagcatagcccggcctccagggatgacgatgcatcccatgtgacagctgcagccaatcaaaggctgcagcggtcatatggactacagcgtcatcgcaggaagccgggctacgctcagagagagggggactacggctgggagtattaactttttttaaaatttatttctgtagtctttccgccaaaaaaactgcaccaatatttggtgccatttttcaggtgaaattccctgcggttctcaggacgtatacactgtgtagttttacgtatccaccctgtgtgttcctacccttataatcaagttgctctcccccacaaatattatctctaagggcttattcagacgaacgggatatacgtccatgcaacgtgcgtgattttcacgcgcgtcgcacggacctatattagtctatggggccgtgaagacatgtgcgtgatttttatgcagcgttagtccgctgcgtaaaagtcacgacatgtccgttctttgaccgtttttcacgcatcacgcacccattgaattcaatgggtgcgtgaaaaccacgcatgccgcacggaagcactaacgtgcgaacagcgtgattcgcgcaacagctgtctaaaggatgaatgaaaacagaaaagcaccacgtgcttttctgtttacaaacatccaaacgtagcgtcataatgatggcggctgcgcgaaaagcacgaagccgcgcatcatatggtgatgacacacggagctgtcaagtgaattttgcgcaggcaaaatggcGCGTTTtttggcacacgctcgtgtgaatccagccttagggtaaggCTACACAgaacggccctgacacggtcgcaacgcagctaacaaccacgccggcaccatgttcggtgcggctgtcaaacagcctgttagtggccgcacgtattccagttacattcgcatgcgcactgccgctccattcattctctatgggagcgccggagatagccaagtgcagtgttcggctttttccagcgctcccatagagaatggatagggggtaaggtgttgtaatttgctaaatcgtgcggccatgaagggtatattaattcatggccgcacgattttgcagataaagggacggtttacccgcgttaacgtgcggccatgaattaatacaccctttatggccgcacaattttgcaatctccggcgctcccatagagaatgaaaggagcggcagtgcacatgcgaatgtaactggaatatcccttaacgaggtatttgacagccactcctacatagtgccagcgcggttgttggccgcgttgcgacagtgtgagggacgctccgtgtggccgtaccctaaagaatcctttctccccatacataacgctaagttcccctcccccatgattcataataagctcctacaccacaaactaaactatacagaagtccccctcctcacaaaatacatttataaagaatccccccacactcctatagcatttagggcaatgtcccctcaccttcaaaatcgatctgcaaaaaatacacacaaagtacctgtaacctagtctcccctcccccacaaaatcgatctttgcaaaaaaaaaaaaaaaacatcctattACACATCACTAAAagccccctctttcctcctccctcacacagcacataaataaacatagattaagctaaagctgctgctcctACCTGactccggagctccgtggaggagtcttcactgtggcagcagcacataAGAAGGAGCTCCGGGAGGTGCTGAGTTGTTGTAGGCGCTTCCCCGGGTGTCCCCCTCAACTATCGCCGGGTACTAACCTTTTCCTAGCATCACTATTGTCCAAGCCATCGCAGCACCATTCTACCTGATCTTTTGGCTCACGGTCTCCCCCAGCCGCCGATCTCCTTCTTGTCCTTCTTGGCCAGTCACAAGTGCGCTAACTACCCAACTTTACCAGGGTACAAAAGTTACTCTTCTCTGAGCCTGATCAATTAGGTTTTCTAGTCTAGCTTGGTAGTTATACTCTGCTGTTATACTTTTGGATTATCTGTTTCCGACCCTGCTTGAACTTGCCCTGtttgccacctgccctgacctacTGCCTGGTTACAGTTGTGACCATCTGCCGTCGGCCCTGATCTCTACTAACCGTGAATGACCATCTGCAACATGCCTTGACTTTCACTTCCAGCACCAATTCTGCTGTCATTTATAACTCACCTGTCCACATCAGCGGTTGCCAACAGAGACTGCTCTAGGGGTATCGACCTGGGGAATCTagtggctaagttcacatctccaTACGGAGGATgaagggtgaaaacctatcaatcccttagactccgctccccagTTTAGCCCCTGTCAAATCCGCTGGCAACACAGAGGGTCTACACCATTGCCTTTTGGCCCCTTGAGAGTCACCTATCTCTATAGGCCCCCATGACAGTATTGCTACCTGAAAGCTACTTTAAAAGATGTAGCTATTACAATgcttatccctagcaaccagtctttcCCAAGTGACTCAGCATCTTAGGTCTAAGCTGACTTTGATTTAAAGACAGAGTTGGAGCGGAAAAGAAGCTTGGCATCAATGAGACCATGCCATTCCACTTCACAGCCTGCATTATTAATCagtttaataaaaactaaatttaaaaaaagggagACAAATTCTTTACAATATAAGGTTAGGTTTACtaagattttttttcacattattttatGAACAATTAATTAATATTAACTGATTTACAGAGCAAAATTCTAATTATAATAAAAGATGTTGACTGATTATAATAATAGGTCATCTTTCTCATATTTATCATTTATCTCAATATTTCCACTCTTGAGATTATAATTGTCAAGAGCTtttataaagtaataaagtaGATGCTTTTCCTGATATCAGTTTATTTCATTCTCAGATAAGCTGCATACAGTGCACttgatattttattgtttttatattgaTGTTTTTGTATAggcatatattttttaaatgacatatgaaaagagaaaaaaaaataatatgttcaaTGAATCTAGAATAACAGAATTTGCACTTGTTGGGTTTTCAATAATTCACAAACTACAGATGTtcatttttcttttgtttctgCTCATCTATGCAGCAACTTTATTAGGAAACATCCTTATTATCACACTAGTCTTGACAACGTCCCAACTGAAAACACCAATGTATTTTTTCTTAAGTAACTTATCCTTCCTGGAAATTTGGTACACCTCTGTCACCCTTCCAAAAATGCTGCAGGATATTTTATCAAGTGCACGGCGGATTTCAGTAACAGGCTGCATTGCCCAATGTTATTTTTTCTTTGTGTTAGGAGGAATTGAAAATTTTTTTCTTGCTGTAATGGCATATGACAGATATTTAGCCATCTGTAACCCACTAAGATATTCATCCATTATGAATCCAGTACTATGTTGTCAGCTTGCTATTGGTTGTTGGATATGCAATATACTGGGTTCACTTTTACCTCTATACTGGATATGCACGTTATCATTTTGTGGCTCAAATCAGATTAATAACTTCTTCTGTGATGTGATACCATTACTGAATATTTCCTGCATAGATGCAACCAAATTAAAGACATATTTCTTTGCTATTGCTTGGACCATAATATTTGGTTGCCTTTTCTTTACTATTTTGTCATACACAAAGATTATCTTGACCATTTTAAAAATACCTTCCAGCACCGGAAAGGCTAAAGCTTTTTCTACCTGTGTGTCTCATCTGACAGTtgttgttatatattatggttctGTTATACTGATGTATGTTAGATCCCCTAAAGGAGAAATCCTTGATTTTGACAAGATAATTTCTGTGTTCTATGCTGTGGTAACCCCTCTTCTTAATCCTATAATATATAGTTTAAGAAATAAGGAAGTAAGGGATGCACTAATATTAACTAAATTTAGGTTGTATGAAAAATATAAGCAAGAAATCAactattaggctttgttcacatctgccgcATGCGCCGTACGATGGATACCAACAGTGCCCAATTGTTTTCCATTGACTTACAGTGGGGTTCATCTTATTGCCATCATGGTTCCGCCTTTTAAGAAGAATAGTGCTGTGTGCAGCGCCAATTCTACATATGAGTCTGATGGACTTGGAGATTAAGACTCTAACGCTAATATAAATAGTGCTTTGTAGTTTAAAATGTGCAATGAAAAGGAATGTTTGTGAGAAAACGTTTTGTAACTTGTTGGAacttcataaataacaatttcttATAAATAACAATTTCTAATAAATTTTGTTTATATTCAAAATAAATCAAATTTTTAGTTTGTTGAACATATGCTTAGGAAAAGTGGAAAACAAATAAGTAAATAAACTAAGACTAATAGGGAAAAAATTTTCAATATACAGCATTAATTTGGATGTGTAAGAACAATTGAGATGaaggtttattaaccccttcactgagaCTGTTTTGGCGTTGTGGACACAAgcgatttgttcaaatctgacgtgtcactttatgtggtaatatcttcgGAATGATTTTACCTAACAAAGCGATCCGGAGatcgttttctcatgacatattgtactttatgttattgaaaaaatttggtctataatttcaatatttatttttgaaaaatagcaaaattttgcaaaaattagcatttttcaaaaattgtatgtatctgcttgtaaaacagatagtaataccacacaaaatagttacaaattaacatttcccatatgtctactttatgtttgcataattttttgtacatccttttatttttctaggatgttacaaggcttagaactttagtagcaatttctcacattgtcaataaaaattcaaaagcctattttttcaaggacgagttcagttctgaagtggctttgatcagcctatatattagaaaccccccataactcacccaattttaaaaactgcaccctgaaCAAatataaaacagcattcagaaaggttcttaaccctttaggcgtttcacaggaattaaagcaatgtagaggtgaaattcataaatttcattttttttttgtcatgttaaatacttttgtgtcaaaaaagacaaaagtatagaaggtatgatacctttattggctaaccataattcatttgtaatacaatttttggtgtatcacagaaggttttaccagagaaacacaactcaatatttattgcccagattccgcagcttttagaaatatcccacatgtggccctagtgtggtaatgtactgaaacacaggtctcagacgcaaaggagcaccaagAGTATTTTGGGgccctttttttattagaatatatattaggcaccaagtctggtttgaagaagtcttgtggtgccaaaacagtggaaaacccacaaaaatgactccattttggaaactacaccccttaaggatttTTTGTAGAGGTatcgttagcattttgaccccacagggttttttttgcagaatttagtgaaattaggccgtgaaaatgaatatcacatttTTGACATTTTCAGTTTCCCAAAGGATAAAGCAGAAAAGCACCCCAATAATTTGTAATGCAATCtttcccgattacagaaataccccacatatggtcataaatgttttttcattagaaatgaatgaacccattcaggactgatccttttttgcttttacattttcgtttttccctccccgctttccaagagccataacttttttatttttccatcaatagagtggtatgaGAGCTTATATTATTGTGGGAGGAGTTttattctattgacaccatttaaagtaccatagaaTGTACTagaaatatgaaaataaaattctttgtgggttGAAActtgaaaaaactgtgattcctccattgttttttgggtttcgtttttacagcttttatcGTGCggtgaaaactacaactcatctttattctgcggctaaatacgattacggtgataccaaatttatatcgttttttttatattttactacttttacaaaggaaaaactatttgttaaaaaatttgttttttccccacattctgagagccataacttatttattttttggttgattgagcggtgttagggcttatttttggtgggacgagctgtagtttttattggtaccaatttttggtccatacaactttttgatcactattattacattatttttgagagctaaggacaCCAAAACACTGgtattttaaatgctttatttttcacggcgttcacgtgcgctataaatgacaattttaccttATTCTGTGTGTTGATACAATTataagcgataccatatgtatattgttttttcttttttgcagcgtttgcacaataaaatcacttttttaaaagatcatttattttttgtgtcaccagattctgaaagccgtaacttttttatgtttcagtcaaaaaagctgtgtaagggcatgttctttgcgggacgggttgtagcttTTATTAGTACTATATCAGGGAAaatgtgacgttttgatcactttttattctagattttgtaagaggtggtgaccaaaaaaatagtgattctggtattgttttttatttatttattttgcagtaaaaataacattatagttttacagtttgggtcTTTACGAACGCGGtaaaaccaaatatgtgtacttttttaacggtttaatttttttcctataataaaagtcttattataggaaaaaaggccattttttttttcatttataacttttatttttacagttttataaaacatttttattaacttttttttttgtcccactaggggactttaagacctgcagctctgatcgctgctataatacattacactacctatgttgtGTAATGTAttaaaactgtcagtgtgacgctgacagtcagggtatgttcacacggagtagggtatgttcacacggagttccgacggggcgttttttacggggccgtttttctaaacggccgcgtaaaaaaacagccacgtaaaagaagtgcatgtcacttcttcagccgttttaggTGCTGTTTTTttcagactctatagaaaaacagctccaaaaacgcagcgaaaaacgcgagtatgattaaaaaacggctgaaaatcaggagctgttttcccttgaaaacagctccgtattttcagacggtttttattttgtgtgtgcacatacccttactctgacaggaagcctgtgAGGACCAAccgccggctggtcctcataggcttccatgcaTGCATCGTATCAGTCATCTCCCTGATACTTTACCCAGGGATGTAaactgtcaaactaacctaatctgtttttatgaagaggtgagcagaagtctagacagaggggccgctgtggatttagtgtttttggactttgcaaaggcttttgacactgtcccccatagacgcctaatgggtaaattaaggactataggtttcgaaaatatagtttgtaattggattgagaattggctcaaggaccgtatccagagggttgtggtcaatgattccttctctgaatggtccccagttataagtggtgtaccccagggttcagtgctgggaccactattattcaacttatttattaatgatatagaggatgggattaatagcactatttctatttttgcagatgacaccaagctatgtaatatagttcagtctatggaagatattcatgaattgcaggcagatttaaacaaactaagtgtttgggcgtccacttggcagatgaagtttaatgtagataaatgtaaagttatgcatgtgggtaccaacaacctgcatgcatcatatgtcctagggggagctacactggtggattcacttgttgagaaggatctgggtgtacttgtaaatcataaactcaataacagcatgcagtgtcaatcagctgcttcaaaggccagcaggatattgtcgtgtattaaaagaggcatggactcgcgggacagggatgtaatattaccactttacaaagcatctagaatatgcagttcagttctgggctccagttcatagaaaggatgccctggagttggaaaaaatacaaagaagagcaacgaagctaattaggggcatggagaatttaagttatgaggaaagattgaaagaattaaacctatttagccttgaaaaaagacgactaagtggggacatgattaacttatataaatatattaatggtacatacaaaaaatatggtgaaatcctgttccttgtaaaaccacctcaaaaaacaagggggcactccctccgtctggaaaaaaaaaggttcaagcttcaggggcgacaagccttctttacagtgagaactgtgaatctatggaatagcctaccgcaggagctggtcacagcagggacagtagatggctttaaaaaagggttagataatttcctagaacaaaaaaatattcgctcctatgtgtagaaattttttcttcccttttcccttcccttggttgaacttgatggacatgtgtcttttttcagccgtactaactatgtaactatgtaactatgtactcgCCCGCATTCACTATTATCATATTAGGAAGTGTTTAGATCTCAGCGAGAAAGCAAAGTGAACTACCTTCGCCTTACCAACGTGTTAAACCTTTTGCGGATCTATCCCAATCTACACTTCGCCTCCGTAAACGTATGGCCCCCATTACTACTGCACTTCGAGAACATCAAATTACATAATGATGGGGCTTTTCAGTAAAGATTCTGATTCGCCGTAATGATTTTTTACATGTTGTATTGTCCTTGGAAGAGGGGAAGAAACTCCTACACATGTGGAACCTTCCGCTTCCCGACCCTGTGGGAGATGGAACACCTCTCCCTAGACGGGTAGACAAAGATTGGCAAGTGGTGACGCCAAGAAGGAGTAAATAATCGTTGAAGAGCTGACATGTCGAGTATTAAGTGACTAGGAGAGCTCGGCCATGTTTTTGGGTAGCAACCCTGTGTGACTGTCCCATTATATTGCTCCAGGTTATACAGCTGTATACCTGTTTACTGTGTTTATTTGATTGCTATCCACGTGCCCTATATATTTTCAATGTTTTATATGCTATGTCTTTTATGAT
Proteins encoded in this window:
- the LOC142652203 gene encoding olfactory receptor 6F1-like — translated: MFNESRITEFALVGFSIIHKLQMFIFLLFLLIYAATLLGNILIITLVLTTSQLKTPMYFFLSNLSFLEIWYTSVTLPKMLQDILSSARRISVTGCIAQCYFFFVLGGIENFFLAVMAYDRYLAICNPLRYSSIMNPVLCCQLAIGCWICNILGSLLPLYWICTLSFCGSNQINNFFCDVIPLLNISCIDATKLKTYFFAIAWTIIFGCLFFTILSYTKIILTILKIPSSTGKAKAFSTCVSHLTVVVIYYGSVILMYVRSPKGEILDFDKIISVFYAVVTPLLNPIIYSLRNKEVRDALRTVLGSGSVII